One genomic segment of Alphaproteobacteria bacterium includes these proteins:
- a CDS encoding PAS domain S-box protein — protein sequence MSASREELANDHLGAIGRRGVALAALAVVLLALAAGTASGTLPLLPADNGTWIAMGASAVLLFAFGSTTAANRRRWLAAERAQKEAVESRQQLLEAIEAIPVGFGLYGRDGRMVMFNSRLAAVNPAVYKPDIIGLHYEEIIDRLVAWRPAELGDREDVRNLLLTRFRAQNPGHTQRVPDGRYVDSNEIHTASGYIASCRVDITALKQREAELEASEARYRHVVDSMLDAVFTTDAAGVSYVSPAAERVLGLAPEQIVGVSPTRLFHPDDVPAMIEGLRAAQRAPGTMQALRIRAGGLLPTGHWLDLRFKTTGAPDADGRYALIGVVRDIEAQVRLEQSQRDDMLKLRSIVESSGALIALVNSHRRIVLANRSFIEAAGKPLEHVIGQRYTDVVDCDADARALAAWFAGEQRESFAFDQVVRSGAGRRVVRVTASHVHDEDRDIDYSLFLGVDETQRRSAEVRALDASRLATLGEMATGIAHEINQPLTVVQFGVDALAADIEDGLHKDDAEGYAEDALRHITRVRNQAQRAAAIVRRLQGFARKGDEQAQPFDIAEAVAGAVDLVSEQMRLARIAVDLELPADLPAVHGHANRLQQVVINLMINARDAINEERARNGGKIEQAHIDIRARHDVQSGRLVVEVGDSGPGIPEHVLPRLFESFFTTKPKGKGTGLGLSISTEIMGEMQGTIAAANRPERGAVFRLDLPALTRDLSRAA from the coding sequence ATGAGTGCGTCCCGCGAAGAGCTTGCCAACGACCATCTCGGCGCCATCGGCCGCCGGGGTGTCGCCCTCGCCGCCTTGGCGGTGGTCCTGCTCGCTCTGGCGGCGGGCACGGCTTCCGGCACGCTGCCGCTGCTGCCGGCGGACAACGGCACCTGGATCGCCATGGGCGCCAGCGCGGTGCTGCTCTTCGCCTTCGGCAGCACCACGGCGGCCAACCGGCGGCGCTGGCTGGCGGCGGAGCGGGCGCAGAAGGAGGCCGTCGAATCGCGCCAGCAGCTGCTCGAGGCGATCGAGGCCATCCCCGTCGGCTTCGGCCTGTACGGCCGCGACGGCCGCATGGTGATGTTCAACAGCCGGCTGGCGGCGGTGAATCCCGCCGTCTACAAGCCCGACATCATCGGCCTGCACTACGAGGAGATCATCGACCGTCTGGTCGCCTGGCGGCCGGCCGAGCTCGGCGACCGCGAGGACGTGCGCAATCTGCTGCTCACGCGCTTTCGCGCGCAGAACCCGGGCCACACCCAGCGCGTGCCGGACGGCCGCTACGTCGACTCGAACGAGATCCACACGGCCAGCGGCTACATCGCCTCCTGCCGCGTCGACATCACCGCGCTGAAGCAGCGCGAGGCCGAGCTCGAGGCCAGCGAGGCGCGCTACCGCCACGTCGTCGACTCGATGCTCGACGCCGTCTTCACCACCGATGCCGCCGGCGTCAGCTATGTCAGCCCCGCCGCCGAACGCGTGCTCGGCCTGGCGCCGGAGCAGATCGTCGGCGTCTCGCCGACGCGGCTGTTCCACCCCGACGACGTGCCGGCGATGATCGAGGGCCTGCGCGCCGCCCAGCGCGCGCCGGGCACGATGCAGGCGCTGCGCATCCGCGCCGGCGGCCTGCTGCCCACCGGGCACTGGCTCGACCTGCGCTTCAAGACCACCGGCGCGCCCGACGCCGACGGCCGCTACGCCCTGATCGGCGTGGTGCGCGACATCGAAGCCCAGGTGCGGCTCGAGCAGTCGCAGCGCGACGACATGCTGAAGCTGCGCTCCATCGTGGAGTCCAGCGGCGCGCTGATCGCGCTGGTCAACTCGCATCGGCGCATCGTGCTGGCCAATCGCAGCTTCATCGAGGCGGCGGGCAAGCCGCTCGAGCACGTGATCGGCCAGCGCTACACCGACGTCGTCGATTGCGATGCCGATGCCCGGGCTCTCGCCGCCTGGTTCGCCGGCGAGCAGCGCGAATCGTTCGCCTTCGACCAGGTGGTGAGGAGCGGCGCGGGCCGCCGCGTCGTGCGCGTCACGGCGAGCCACGTGCACGACGAGGATCGCGACATCGACTACAGCCTGTTCCTGGGCGTCGACGAGACCCAGCGCCGCTCGGCCGAGGTGCGCGCGCTCGATGCCTCGCGGCTGGCGACCCTGGGCGAGATGGCCACCGGCATCGCCCACGAGATCAACCAGCCGCTGACCGTGGTGCAGTTCGGCGTCGACGCGCTGGCCGCCGATATCGAGGACGGCCTGCACAAGGACGATGCCGAGGGCTACGCCGAGGATGCGTTGCGCCACATCACGCGCGTGCGCAACCAGGCGCAGCGCGCCGCCGCCATCGTGCGCCGCCTGCAGGGCTTCGCGCGCAAGGGTGACGAGCAGGCGCAGCCCTTCGACATCGCCGAGGCCGTCGCCGGCGCGGTGGACCTGGTGAGCGAGCAGATGCGCCTGGCGCGCATCGCGGTCGACCTCGAGCTGCCGGCGGACCTGCCGGCGGTGCACGGCCACGCCAACCGCCTGCAGCAGGTGGTGATCAACCTGATGATCAACGCGCGCGACGCGATCAACGAGGAGCGCGCGCGCAACGGCGGCAAGATCGAGCAGGCGCACATCGACATCCGCGCCCGCCACGACGTCCAGTCGGGCCGCCTGGTGGTCGAGGTCGGCGACAGCGGGCCGGGCATCCCCGAGCACGTGCTGCCCCGCCTGTTCGAATCGTTCTTCACCACCAAGCCCAAGGGCAAGGGCACCGGGCTCGGCCTGTCGATCAGCACCGAGATCATGGGCGAGATGCAGGGCACGATCGCCGCCGCCAACCGGCCCGAGCGCGGCGCCGTCTTCCGCCTCGACCTGCCGGCGCTGACGCGCGATCTGTCCCGGGCGGCATGA
- a CDS encoding demethoxyubiquinone hydroxylase family protein yields the protein MNKAQRDDLLQQMLETETGGVKIYEAALECVLNPDLREEWEKYLQQTKNHVEIVRTLMAELGVEARETPSRRIVRHLGDSLVGAMTMARRSEAPAAAAEIVACECVVLAETKDHSNWELLSRFGEAAKGEEKKAIMAAIEAAEDEEDEHIYHSKGWCRELAIAALGMKAVLPPPEEQKDVKTAIGAARAKGARKQMM from the coding sequence ATGAACAAGGCGCAGCGCGACGACCTGCTACAGCAGATGCTCGAGACCGAGACGGGCGGCGTGAAGATCTACGAGGCGGCCCTGGAATGCGTGCTCAATCCCGACCTCAGGGAGGAATGGGAGAAGTATCTGCAGCAGACGAAGAACCATGTCGAGATCGTGCGCACGCTGATGGCCGAGCTCGGCGTCGAGGCCAGGGAGACGCCGTCGCGCCGAATCGTGCGCCATCTCGGCGACTCGCTGGTCGGCGCCATGACCATGGCCAGGCGCAGCGAGGCGCCGGCGGCGGCGGCCGAGATCGTCGCCTGCGAGTGCGTGGTGCTGGCCGAGACCAAGGACCACAGCAACTGGGAGCTGCTGTCCAGGTTCGGCGAGGCGGCCAAGGGCGAGGAGAAGAAGGCGATCATGGCCGCGATCGAGGCGGCCGAGGACGAGGAGGACGAGCACATCTACCACAGCAAGGGCTGGTGCCGCGAACTCGCCATCGCCGCGCTGGGCATGAAGGCCGTGCTGCCGCCGCCGGAGGAGCAGAAGGACGTCAAGACGGCGATCGGTGCCGCCCGCGCCAAGGGCGCGCGCAAGCAGATGATGTAG
- a CDS encoding YihY/virulence factor BrkB family protein, producing the protein MTAAAEPVPQDQPPPPQPGTRLGRLWRIARLAGEAFIDDDAFSRGASIAYFTLFSIAPVLLVVIAIAGLAFGREAAQGALVEQLSGLMGAKTALALQEMIRSADESLHGVWATVIGLVSIVLAISGVFVEVQSSLNRVWEVKGPRRSGFSRLLRARLVSLGLVVALGFVLIVSLATSAALTALSGYVRALFPALEIVLGIVDLVLSLGITTALFAAMYKVLPDAPVAWREVLLGAAITTVLFAGGKYLIALYIGNTDIASSFGAAGAMIVLLLWIFYSSLIFLLGAEFTWAWAQVTRRQRL; encoded by the coding sequence ATGACGGCCGCCGCCGAGCCCGTTCCGCAGGACCAACCGCCCCCGCCCCAACCCGGCACCCGGCTGGGCCGGCTGTGGCGCATCGCGCGGCTGGCCGGCGAGGCCTTCATCGACGACGACGCCTTCAGCCGCGGCGCCTCGATCGCCTATTTCACGCTGTTCTCGATCGCGCCGGTGCTCCTGGTGGTGATCGCCATCGCCGGCCTGGCGTTCGGCCGCGAGGCGGCGCAGGGCGCGCTGGTCGAACAGCTCTCCGGCCTGATGGGTGCGAAGACGGCGCTTGCGCTGCAGGAGATGATCCGCAGCGCCGACGAGAGCCTGCACGGCGTCTGGGCGACGGTGATCGGGCTGGTCAGCATCGTGCTGGCGATTTCCGGCGTGTTCGTCGAGGTGCAGTCGAGCCTCAACCGCGTCTGGGAGGTCAAGGGGCCGCGCAGGAGCGGGTTCTCGCGCCTGCTGCGCGCGCGTCTGGTCAGCCTCGGCCTGGTGGTGGCGCTGGGCTTCGTGCTGATCGTGTCGCTGGCCACCAGCGCGGCGCTGACGGCATTGTCGGGTTACGTGCGCGCGCTGTTCCCGGCGCTGGAGATCGTGTTGGGCATCGTCGATCTCGTGCTGTCGCTGGGCATCACCACGGCGCTGTTCGCCGCCATGTACAAGGTGCTGCCCGACGCGCCGGTCGCCTGGCGCGAGGTGCTGCTCGGCGCGGCGATCACCACGGTCCTGTTCGCGGGCGGCAAGTACCTGATCGCGCTCTATATCGGCAACACCGACATCGCCTCGAGCTTCGGCGCCGCCGGCGCGATGATCGTGCTGCTGCTGTGGATCTTCTACTCCTCGCTGATTTTCCTGCTGGGCGCCGAGTTCACCTGGGCCTGGGCCCAGGTGACCCGGCGACAGCGCCTGTAG
- a CDS encoding exopolysaccharide biosynthesis protein has translation MVRADAYVPTSEVLDDLFARAPDEVTVDWLIDNLHERSFGIVLLVMAVLGMLPGASPVVGVLLLFPAWQLMRAHETPILPGVVARRRLSGEQVRRVGRRLRWPLRKLEAVIRPRWPEMFEILRRAVGVSIMLLAPTMLWPFPFSQIPPAIAIMLLAIAHLEEDGVLLIFALAGTLASFAVTAATVWAAIRTTGWLDRLLL, from the coding sequence ATGGTCCGGGCCGACGCTTACGTCCCAACCTCGGAAGTGCTCGACGATCTCTTCGCCCGCGCGCCGGACGAGGTCACCGTCGACTGGCTGATCGACAACCTGCACGAACGCTCCTTCGGCATCGTCCTGCTGGTGATGGCGGTGCTCGGCATGCTGCCGGGCGCCTCGCCGGTCGTCGGCGTGCTGCTGCTCTTTCCCGCCTGGCAGCTGATGCGCGCGCATGAGACGCCCATCCTGCCGGGCGTCGTCGCGCGCAGGCGGCTGTCGGGCGAGCAGGTGCGCCGCGTCGGCCGGCGCCTGCGCTGGCCGCTGCGCAAGCTCGAGGCGGTGATCCGGCCGCGCTGGCCGGAGATGTTCGAGATCCTGCGCCGCGCCGTGGGCGTCAGCATCATGTTGCTGGCGCCGACCATGCTGTGGCCCTTCCCGTTCAGCCAGATCCCGCCGGCCATCGCCATCATGCTGCTGGCGATCGCCCATCTCGAGGAGGACGGCGTCCTGCTGATCTTCGCCCTGGCAGGCACGCTGGCCTCGTTCGCCGTCACCGCGGCCACGGTATGGGCCGCGATCCGCACCACCGGCTGGCTCGACCGGCTGCTGCTGTGA
- a CDS encoding ShlB/FhaC/HecB family hemolysin secretion/activation protein produces MRLVLFAVVLVSHLALGVGASAQLPTALPAPSTVGRDAVPVEPALPRQRPDVAVPDGPVLEVPADLRDRRVTIRQVSVEGSSVFSAADLAPVFAPVINREVAFAEIVAAVNRLAGRYADAGYVFYNVLLPQQDFSAGRLRVIVVEGAVSRIDVGQGVDSAAVRDRLNQVLTPLVGRKPLTRAELERRLLIANDIAGLTLKVGTFADSAAGPGAVALVVDGSFERFSPIVQVDSFQTTADSTVNFRVGGIGRSLLLGGDALEARYIVAVPWDRMHLGDVRYSVPVGADGGRLGFVGQAVWQRPPTTLNGLPASLLGRSLLARAQYSHPLILRRTTSLVGFATFDVIEVDYRLQGAHIPGDSLRVLRAGGSGAIVDDGGGVSSASMQLSFGLDLAGARTGGRAVAHAGFAKLNVSLEHQRPLGSEFTTIVRATAQAASTSLPVSETFAFGGRQYGRGFVASEALGDHGFAASAEIRYAPRWLDALKPIVGSYLYAFVDYGRLWARDSRNALFFAEGVSGGGGVHLQLFDKVSGEVEVTRVLAGRTSASATPRPWRFAFRVGSVF; encoded by the coding sequence ATGCGCCTCGTCCTGTTTGCCGTGGTCCTGGTGTCCCATCTCGCGCTCGGCGTCGGCGCATCGGCTCAATTGCCGACAGCACTGCCGGCGCCGTCGACTGTCGGTCGGGACGCCGTACCGGTCGAGCCCGCCCTGCCGCGCCAACGCCCGGACGTCGCGGTGCCGGACGGACCCGTGCTGGAAGTGCCCGCGGATCTGCGCGACCGACGCGTCACCATCCGGCAGGTGTCGGTCGAAGGCTCGAGCGTCTTCAGCGCGGCTGACCTCGCCCCGGTCTTTGCGCCCGTGATCAATCGCGAAGTGGCCTTCGCCGAGATCGTCGCGGCGGTCAACCGGTTGGCGGGGCGATACGCGGACGCCGGATACGTCTTCTACAACGTGCTGCTGCCGCAGCAGGACTTCAGCGCGGGACGCTTGCGCGTCATTGTCGTCGAGGGCGCCGTCAGCCGTATCGACGTCGGTCAGGGCGTGGACTCCGCGGCCGTGCGCGATCGCCTGAACCAGGTGCTGACACCGCTTGTCGGCCGCAAGCCGCTGACGCGAGCCGAGCTTGAACGGCGGCTTCTCATCGCCAACGACATTGCCGGCCTGACCCTGAAGGTGGGCACGTTCGCCGACAGCGCGGCGGGCCCGGGTGCCGTCGCGCTTGTCGTCGACGGCAGCTTCGAGCGCTTCTCGCCCATCGTGCAGGTCGACAGCTTCCAGACGACGGCCGACAGCACGGTGAATTTCCGCGTTGGCGGCATCGGCCGGTCCCTGCTGTTGGGGGGCGATGCGCTGGAGGCCCGCTACATCGTCGCGGTGCCGTGGGACCGTATGCATCTCGGCGACGTGCGCTACAGCGTGCCGGTGGGCGCCGATGGTGGCCGGCTGGGATTCGTCGGACAGGCGGTCTGGCAGCGACCGCCGACGACACTCAACGGGCTGCCCGCCTCTCTGCTGGGACGGTCCCTTCTGGCGCGCGCCCAGTATTCCCATCCGCTGATCCTGCGACGGACGACGAGCCTCGTGGGCTTTGCCACCTTCGACGTGATCGAGGTGGACTATAGGCTGCAGGGCGCACACATCCCCGGCGACTCGCTGCGCGTGCTGCGGGCGGGTGGCAGCGGCGCCATCGTCGACGATGGCGGCGGCGTATCGAGCGCCAGCATGCAGCTGAGCTTTGGTCTTGATCTCGCCGGCGCCCGCACCGGCGGTCGCGCCGTGGCCCATGCCGGCTTCGCCAAGCTCAACGTGAGTCTGGAGCACCAGCGTCCGCTCGGTTCGGAGTTCACCACGATCGTGCGTGCCACCGCCCAGGCGGCCAGCACGTCACTGCCGGTGTCGGAGACCTTCGCATTCGGCGGCCGGCAATATGGCCGCGGCTTCGTCGCGTCCGAAGCGCTCGGCGATCACGGCTTCGCCGCCTCGGCCGAGATCCGCTATGCGCCGCGCTGGCTCGACGCCCTCAAGCCGATCGTCGGCTCGTACCTCTATGCCTTCGTCGACTATGGCCGGCTATGGGCGCGCGATTCACGCAACGCGCTTTTCTTCGCCGAGGGTGTCTCGGGCGGCGGCGGCGTGCACCTGCAATTGTTCGACAAGGTTTCCGGCGAGGTCGAGGTGACGCGCGTCCTGGCAGGCCGTACCTCCGCATCTGCGACACCGCGCCCGTGGCGATTCGCCTTCCGGGTCGGCTCGGTGTTCTAG
- a CDS encoding response regulator: MSASSSAVVLLVEDDAMLRLSLAEVLERLGYVVREAPDGETAQAMLDAGGIDVLFTDIMLGRGINGVELARWTRAHHPATRIAYTTGAWDVSTLTDAPVLRKPYAYKDLAKALRTLLADAR, translated from the coding sequence ATGTCAGCCTCCAGTTCCGCCGTCGTCCTGCTGGTCGAGGACGATGCCATGCTCCGCCTGTCGCTGGCCGAGGTGCTGGAGCGGCTGGGCTATGTCGTGCGCGAGGCGCCCGACGGCGAGACGGCGCAGGCGATGCTCGACGCCGGCGGCATCGACGTGCTGTTCACCGACATCATGCTGGGCCGCGGCATCAACGGCGTCGAGCTGGCGCGCTGGACGCGCGCGCATCATCCGGCGACGCGCATCGCCTATACAACCGGCGCCTGGGACGTCTCGACGCTCACCGACGCGCCGGTGCTGCGCAAGCCCTACGCCTACAAGGATCTGGCGAAGGCGCTTCGCACGCTGCTGGCCGACGCGCGCTGA
- a CDS encoding PAS domain S-box protein: MPARPATAPTDALPRLLFETLSDCAVLTLDAHGRVLGWNDGGRALMGFTAEEVVGQPVASLYVAEDVAAGKPQALLAEAAARGRLETTLRRRRKDGTSFAARVTLMPLRDPHDGALLGFGEVVREAPEPTPLRRIAEAVQETMIDALVVTDAAGTIRVCNSACERMFGYARGELIGHNVKRLMPSPTREAHDGHLRRYGETGRRSLVGSPRELVGQRKDGTPLPVTVAIGEAMLDGERIFVGVIHDLSERKAAEAGLNRARRLESIGQLTGGVAHDFNNILMVIIATAEALADELAHEPARLEPIERILGSAERAADLTRQLLAFARRQPLSPAPTRLNDIVAETGRMIGRTLGEHIEIEARLDEDLWVAHVDRAQLESALLNLCINARDAMPEGGTLSIVTRNAVLDEEYARGHPGVTPGEYVMLAVSDTGIGIPASALDRVFEPFFTTKETGKGTGLGLSMVYGFVRQSGGHVAIYSEEGHGTTIRLYLPRIVTPTDQPAPPAVEAPAGGGERILVVEDDAQVRSIVAGHLRGLGYEVEEAADGQQALALLAHGAPCDLLLSDVVMPGGMGGKALAEKARQRQPGLRVLFVSGYAHDAMVRNGRLDRDVRLLSKPFRRVDLARAVRAALDEKMPEAV; the protein is encoded by the coding sequence ATGCCAGCCCGCCCGGCCACCGCGCCGACCGACGCCCTGCCCCGGCTTCTGTTCGAGACCCTGAGCGATTGCGCGGTGCTGACGCTCGACGCGCATGGCCGGGTGCTGGGCTGGAACGACGGCGGCCGGGCGCTGATGGGCTTCACCGCCGAGGAGGTCGTCGGCCAGCCGGTGGCGAGCCTCTACGTCGCAGAGGATGTCGCGGCGGGAAAGCCGCAAGCGCTGCTCGCCGAGGCCGCCGCGCGCGGCCGCCTCGAGACGACGCTGCGCCGCCGGCGCAAGGACGGCACGAGCTTCGCGGCGCGCGTCACGCTGATGCCGCTGCGCGACCCGCACGACGGCGCGCTGCTGGGCTTCGGCGAGGTCGTGCGCGAGGCACCGGAGCCGACGCCGCTGCGCCGCATCGCCGAGGCGGTGCAGGAGACCATGATCGACGCGCTGGTGGTCACCGACGCCGCCGGCACCATCCGCGTGTGCAACAGCGCCTGCGAGCGCATGTTCGGCTACGCGCGCGGCGAGCTGATCGGGCACAACGTCAAGCGGCTGATGCCCTCGCCGACGCGCGAGGCGCATGACGGCCACCTGCGGCGCTACGGCGAGACCGGCCGGCGCAGCCTGGTCGGCAGCCCGCGCGAGCTGGTCGGCCAGCGCAAGGACGGCACGCCGCTGCCGGTCACGGTGGCGATCGGCGAGGCCATGCTCGACGGCGAGCGCATCTTTGTCGGCGTGATTCACGACCTCAGCGAGCGCAAGGCGGCCGAGGCCGGGCTGAACCGCGCCCGGCGGCTGGAATCGATCGGCCAGCTCACCGGCGGCGTGGCGCACGACTTCAACAACATCCTGATGGTGATCATCGCCACCGCCGAGGCGCTGGCCGACGAGCTGGCGCACGAGCCGGCGCGGCTCGAGCCGATCGAACGCATCCTGGGCTCGGCCGAGCGAGCCGCCGATCTCACCCGCCAGCTGCTCGCCTTCGCCCGCCGCCAGCCGCTCAGCCCCGCGCCGACCCGTCTCAACGACATCGTCGCCGAGACCGGCCGGATGATCGGCCGCACGCTGGGCGAGCACATCGAGATCGAGGCCAGGCTCGACGAGGATCTGTGGGTCGCCCATGTCGATCGCGCCCAGCTCGAATCGGCGCTGCTCAATTTGTGCATCAACGCGCGCGACGCCATGCCCGAGGGCGGCACGCTCAGCATCGTCACGCGCAACGCCGTGCTCGACGAGGAATACGCGCGCGGCCATCCCGGCGTGACGCCCGGCGAGTACGTCATGCTGGCGGTCAGCGACACCGGCATCGGCATCCCGGCCTCGGCCCTCGACCGCGTCTTCGAGCCGTTCTTCACCACCAAGGAGACCGGCAAGGGCACCGGGCTTGGATTGAGCATGGTCTACGGCTTCGTGCGCCAGTCGGGCGGCCATGTCGCGATCTATAGCGAGGAAGGCCACGGCACGACGATCCGCCTCTATCTGCCGCGCATCGTCACGCCCACCGACCAGCCCGCCCCGCCGGCCGTCGAGGCGCCGGCCGGCGGCGGCGAGCGCATCCTGGTGGTCGAGGACGATGCCCAGGTGCGCAGCATCGTCGCCGGCCATCTGCGCGGCCTGGGCTACGAAGTCGAGGAAGCGGCCGACGGCCAGCAGGCCCTGGCGCTGCTGGCCCACGGCGCGCCATGCGACCTGCTGCTGAGCGACGTGGTGATGCCCGGCGGCATGGGCGGCAAGGCGCTGGCCGAGAAGGCGCGGCAACGCCAGCCCGGCCTGCGCGTGCTCTTCGTGTCGGGCTACGCCCACGACGCCATGGTGCGCAACGGCCGCCTCGATCGCGACGTGCGCCTGCTGAGCAAGCCGTTCAGACGCGTCGATCTCGCCCGCGCGGTGCGCGCGGCGCTCGATGAGAAGATGCCGGAAGCGGTCTGA
- a CDS encoding Tad domain-containing protein, whose protein sequence is MLIRSVPPRPRARRLADWCRRLVKDRTAGTTALAALALPVVIGSLGIGVDVSSWYIEKRKLQQIADAAALGGARLKAADQSDSVVVTVATRDAARNGYSSTTHTLEINTPPLSGAYVEHVGAVEAIVTTQLKTLFSRIALGSAPRTLSARSVGAVKVVSDGEIRTGVCMLALMESGEKAIFLNGSGKMMAHCSMATHSEHARAMYLNGSGMISAYVGFLPGGSYYVNGSGSIVLAAGVRQTKVEDPHADLAPPDAGACDKTSFVASGNTTISPGRYCNGILNSGSGTLTLEPGTYVIDGGDVTNSGSGSIVTQGGGGVTLVFTATQGRSIGGLFSNGSGRIVLPAQSNHPDYPGIVVFQDRAASSTAAEYGVYLTGSSGDQVSGVIYTPKRTVLVNGTSTVSGLACMSIVARRILLNGSGAYEVSDCSTMGAELPKPQTLALVLVE, encoded by the coding sequence ATGCTCATTCGATCTGTGCCGCCGCGGCCGCGCGCGCGGCGTCTGGCTGATTGGTGCAGGCGTCTGGTCAAGGACAGGACGGCCGGCACGACGGCACTGGCGGCGCTGGCGCTGCCGGTGGTCATCGGCTCGCTGGGCATCGGAGTCGACGTCAGCTCCTGGTACATCGAGAAGCGCAAGCTGCAGCAGATCGCCGACGCCGCGGCGCTGGGCGGCGCGCGCCTGAAGGCCGCCGACCAGTCCGACAGCGTCGTCGTCACGGTCGCCACCAGGGATGCCGCGCGCAACGGCTATTCGAGCACCACCCACACGCTGGAGATCAACACGCCGCCGCTTTCCGGCGCGTATGTCGAGCACGTCGGCGCTGTCGAAGCGATCGTCACGACGCAGCTCAAGACGCTGTTCTCCCGCATTGCGCTGGGCAGCGCGCCGCGCACGCTCTCGGCCCGCTCGGTCGGCGCCGTGAAGGTCGTGTCCGACGGCGAGATCCGCACAGGCGTGTGCATGCTGGCGCTGATGGAATCGGGCGAGAAGGCGATCTTCCTGAACGGCTCGGGCAAGATGATGGCGCACTGCTCGATGGCGACTCATTCGGAGCATGCCCGCGCCATGTATCTCAACGGCAGCGGCATGATCTCGGCATATGTCGGCTTCCTGCCCGGCGGCTCCTACTACGTCAACGGCAGCGGCAGCATCGTGCTTGCCGCGGGCGTGAGACAAACCAAGGTCGAGGATCCCCACGCCGACCTCGCCCCGCCGGATGCCGGCGCTTGCGACAAGACCAGCTTCGTCGCCAGCGGCAACACCACCATCTCGCCGGGTCGCTATTGCAACGGCATCCTGAACTCCGGCTCCGGCACGCTGACGCTCGAGCCCGGCACCTATGTCATCGATGGCGGCGACGTGACCAACTCCGGCTCGGGCAGCATCGTCACCCAGGGTGGCGGCGGCGTCACGCTGGTGTTCACGGCGACGCAGGGACGATCGATCGGCGGCCTGTTCTCCAACGGCTCGGGCAGGATCGTGCTGCCGGCGCAATCGAACCACCCCGACTATCCAGGCATCGTGGTCTTCCAGGACCGAGCCGCCTCGTCCACGGCCGCGGAATACGGCGTCTACCTCACCGGCAGCAGCGGCGACCAGGTGTCGGGCGTGATCTATACGCCGAAGCGCACGGTGCTGGTCAACGGCACCAGCACGGTGTCGGGCCTGGCCTGCATGTCCATCGTCGCGCGCAGGATCCTGCTCAACGGCTCCGGCGCCTACGAGGTTTCCGATTGCTCCACGATGGGCGCGGAGTTGCCGAAACCCCAGACCCTGGCGCTCGTCCTTGTTGAGTAG